The proteins below come from a single Oncorhynchus keta strain PuntledgeMale-10-30-2019 chromosome 32, Oket_V2, whole genome shotgun sequence genomic window:
- the LOC118365222 gene encoding NEDD8-conjugating enzyme Ubc12 translates to MIKLFSLKQQKKDEESAGGNRTGAGGKKASAAQLRIQKDINELNLPKTCEIVFPDQDDLLNFKLIISPDEGFYKGGKFVFSFKVGQGYPHDPPKVKCETMVYHPNIDLEGNVCLNILREDWKPVLTVNSIIYGLQYLFLEPNPEDPLNKEAAEVLQTNRRLFEQNVQRSLRGGYVGATYFERCLK, encoded by the exons ATGATTAAGCTCTTTTCTCTGAAGCAGCAGAAGAAAGACGAGGAATctgctggaggaaacagaacAGGAGCTGGGGGTAAAAAAGCAAGCGCGGCCCAGCTTCGAATACAGAAAG ACATCAATGAGCTGAACCTCCCAAAGACGTGCGAGATCGTCTTCCCCGACCAAGATGATCTGCTCAACTTCAAACTCATCATCTCACCAGACGAG GGCTTTTACAAAGGGGGAAAGTTTGTCTTCAGCTTTAAG GTAGGACAGGGCTACCCTCATGACCCCCCGAAGGTCAAGTGTGAGACAATGGTGTACCACCCAAACATTGACCTGGAGGGCAATGTCTGCCTAAATATCTTGAG AGAGGACTGGAAGCCTGTGTTGACAGTAAACTCCATCATATATGGACTACAGTATCTATTTCTA GAGCCAAATCCAGAGGACCCCTTGAACAAAGAGGCGGCGGAGGTCCTGCAGACAAACCGACGGCTCTTTGAGCAGAATGTCCAGCGGTCGCTGCGGGGGGGCTATGTTGGCGCTACGTATTTTGAGCGGTGTCTCAAATAG